A part of Aegilops tauschii subsp. strangulata cultivar AL8/78 chromosome 2, Aet v6.0, whole genome shotgun sequence genomic DNA contains:
- the LOC109752204 gene encoding pentatricopeptide repeat-containing protein At3g62890 — translation MPLEQPASARRAPTFHAHPEADARQLLGALLPRRAATARHVQQAHARLAVLGLATARVLPHLLAALPRLPPLHDGASSSSSSYPLSLFRVSNSSSAFASNHLLRVLPHPLPLRLFPGLRRRNPHSFTFLLSSLSTHLDADRAGGPASSSLGSHVHALAVKAGAAGDLYVRNALTHFYGVCGDVGAMRRVFDELPRMRDVVTWNAVLAGYVRAGMARVARALFDEMPVRDEVSWSTVVGGYVKEGELDVALAVFRDMVEKGVRVNEAAVVTALSAAAQLGLLEHGRFVHQVVHQEGMPISVNVGAAMVDMYAKCGCVALAREVFDGMPRRDVFAWNAMICGLAAHGLGQDAVELFELFLGEGLSPTNITFVGVLNACSRFGLVAEGRRYFELMAEKYCVEPEMEHYGCMVDLLGRAGLVQEAIELIEGMPIAPDPVLWGTVLSACKKHGLVDLGVKVGNKLIELEPAHDGNYVLLASIYAKAKKWDEVREVRKLMSSRGTSKSAGWSLMEAQGNVHKFLVGDMDHKDSVQIYNMLDMINRRLADAGYVPDVSSVLHDIGDEEKVHAIKVHSERLAIAYGFIVTEVGNPIRIVKNLQVCGDCHEFSKMVTKVFNREIIVRDGSRFHHMKEGKCSCLDYW, via the coding sequence ATGCCGTTGGAGCAGCCCGCGTCCGCCCGGCGCGCCCCCACCTTCCACGCGCATCCTGAGGCCGACGCGAGGCAGCTCCTCGGCGCGCTCCTGCCGCGGCGCGCGGCCACCGCCCGCCACGTCCAGCAGGCGCACGCCCGCCTCGCCGTCCTCGGCCTCGCCACCGCGCGCGTCCTCCCGCACCTCCTCGCCGCCCTCCCCCGCCTCCCGCCGCTCCAcgacggcgcctcctcctcctcctcctcctacccGCTCTCCCTGTTCCGCGTCTCCAACTCCTCCTCCGCCTTCGCGTCcaaccacctcctccgcgtgCTCCCCCACCCGCTCCCGCTCCGCCTCTTCCCCGGCCTCCGGCGACGCAACCCCCACTCCTTCACcttcctcctctcctccctctccACCCACCTCGACGCCGACCGCGCCGGCGgcccggcctcctcctctcttgGCTCCCACGTGCACGCGCTGGCCGTGAAGGCGGGCGCGGCGGGTGATCTCTACGTGCGGAACGCGCTCACGCACTTCTACGGCGTCTGCGGCGACGTGGGAGCGATGCGGAGGGTGTTCGACGAGCTGCCGCGCATGCGGGACGTCGTGACCTGGAACGCGGTCCTTGCAGGGTACGTGCGAGCGGGCATGGCGAGGGTTGCACGAGCGTTGTTTGATGAAATGCCGGTGAGAGATGAGGTGTCTTGGAGCACCGTGGTGGGCGGGTATGTGAAGGAAGGGGAGCTGGACGTGGCCCTGGCGGTGTTTAGGGATATGGTGGAGAAAGGGGTCAGGGTGAATGAGGCTGCGGTTGTGACGGCGTTGTCGGCGGCCGCACAGCTGGGTTTGCTTGAGCATGGCAGGTTTGTGCACCAGGTTGTCCATCAAGAAGGGATGCCGATCAGTGTGAATGTAGGGGCTGCCATGGTGGATATGTATGCCAAGTGCGGGTGTGTGGCACTGGCCAGGGAAGTTTTCGATGGGATGCCGAGGAGGGACGTTTTTGCATGGAACGCCATGATCTGTGGACTTGCTGCTCATGGGTTGGGACAGGATGCAGTGGAACTCTTTGAACTGTTTCTCGGCGAGGGTTTGAGTCCAACGAACATTACGTTTGTTGGCGTGCTAAATGCCTGCAGCCGCTTTGGCCTTGTTGCTGAGGGGCGGCGCTATTTTGAATTGATGGCTGAGAAATATTGTGTTGAGCCAGAAATGGAGCATTACGGCTGCATGGTTGATCTTCTAGGTCGGGCTGGTCTTGTTCAAGAAGCCATTGAATTGATCGAAGGGATGCCTATTGCACCTGATCCGGTTCTCTGGGGCACTGTACTCTCGGCTTGCAAGAAACATGGCCTGGTGGACTTGGGGGTCAAGGTTGGTAACAAGCTAATTGAACTGGAGCCAGCTCATGATGGCAACTATGTCCTCCTTGCAAGTATATATGCGAAGGCAAAGAAATGGGATGAAGTCAGGGAAGTCAGGAAACTGATGTCTAGTCGGGGTACCAGCAAGTCAGCTGGCTGGAGCTTGATGGAAGCACAAGGAAACGTGCATAAGTTTCTAGTAGGAGACATGGATCACAAGGATTCCGTTCAGATATATAACATGCTCGACATGATTAACAGAAGGTTGGCAGATGCAGGGTACGTACCAGACGTGTCATCTGTATTGCATGACATTGGAGATGAAGAGAAGGTGCATGCAATCAAGGTGCACAGCGAGCGTCTGGCAATTGCTTATGGGTTCATAGTTACGGAAGTTGGCAACCCAATCCGTATTGTTAAGAACCTTCAGGTGTGTGGGGATTGTCATGAATTCAGTAAGATGGTGACAAAGGTTTTCAATAGGGAGATTATTGTGAGAGATGGCAGTAGATTCCAtcatatgaaagaagggaaatgtTCTTGCCTTGACTATTGGTAG